In the genome of Bradyrhizobium ottawaense, the window CGAGCGTGGCGGTAAGGATCGGAAAAGCTGCAACGATGAGGAGGTTCGAGGCCAGCGTGGTCCAGCAGAACATCGGCATGCGCAGGTAATTCATGCCCTTGGTGCGTAGCTTCAGCACCGTGGTGACGAGGTTGATGCCGGCCACCAGCGTGCCGACGCCGGATATCTGCAGCGACCAGGCGTAATAGTCGACGCCGACGCCCGGCGAATAGGACAGCTCCGACAGCGGCGGAAAGGCGAGCCACCCGGTGCGCGCGAACTCGCCGACCACGAGCGAGAGATTGACCAGCAGCGCACCGGTCGCGGTCAGCCAGAACCCGACCGAGTTGAGCGTCGGGAAAGCGACGTCGCGCACGCCGAGCTGCAGCGGCACGATCAGGTTCATCAGCCCGATCACGAACGGCATCGCCACGAAGAAGATCATGATGGTACCGTGCGCCGAGAAGATCTGGTTGTAGTGCTCCGGCGGCAGATAGCCCTGCGACTGGTAGGCGACGGCCTGCTGGATCCGCATCATGATGGCGTCGCTGCCACCGCGCAGCAGCATCACCGAGGCCAGCAGGATGTACATCACGCCGATGCGCTTGTGATCGACGCTGGTGATCCATTCGCTCCAGAGATAGGGCAGATGCCCCTTCACCACGACCCAGATCAGCACGCCCAGGATCGCGACCAGCACCACTGCGCCCGCGACCAGCGGGATGGGCTGATCGAACGGAATGGCCGACCAATCGAGCTTACCGAGCATCGTGGCCTCCACTGTGCGGACGGCCTGCATCGGAGAGCAGTTCCGGCCCCGGTCCCGGCGGAATGTGCTGGGTTGCGATCAGATCGAACAGCCGGGGATCGTCGAGACGGTAGGTCGGCCTGCCCTTCTCGACGCCCTGCTGCATCAGCTTCTTGTAGCTGTCCTCATTCAGCACGGCATCGGTCTTCGCCGTGGTCGCCACCCATTCCGGAAAGGCGAGCGGCGAGACCACGTTGACGTCGAACATCATGTCGGGAAAGCCGTCGCCGGAGAAATGCGCGGACAACCCCTGCAGCTTGCCTTCGTTGTCGGCGCGCAGGTTCAGCTTCGTCACCATGCCGTTCATGGTGTAGATCATGCTGCCGAGCTGCGGGATGAAGAACGTGTTCATCACGCTCGACGACGTCAGCTGAAAGTTCAGCTCGGCGCCGGCCGGCACCGTCAGCGTGTTGACGGTGGCGATGCGCTGGTCCGGATAGATGAACAGCCATTTCCAGTCGAGCGAGACCGCTTGGATGCGCACCGGGCTTCCAGTCCCCGGCACCGGTGCTGCGGGATCGAGTTGATGCGAGCCGATCCAGGCGACGCCGCCGAGCAGGATGACGGTGAGCGCAGGGATCGCCCACACCACCATCTCGACGCGGCCGGAATAGACGAAGTCAGGCTGGTAGCGCGCTTTTGGATTCGAGGCGCGAAACCAGAACGCAAAACCGAGAATCGCGAAAATGGTCGGCACCACGATCACGAGCATGATGAAGACGGAATCGACCAGAATCGTGCTGTTGGCCGCAGCCACGGGCCCTTGTGGGTCGAGCAGATTCATCGGCAAGCCACTGGCGGTTGGGAAGCCCCAAGACAGAGCCTAGCGCGGGAAAGGCTCCGCAACAAACGCGGCGACCTCAGAACGGTTCCTGAACCGCGAGGGCCAGCCATGCGCGTTGGGCCGGCGCAACATGCAAATCCATGCGATGTCAATGACATGAACGCAAAAGCCGCGCCCTTCTCGCCGGTCGGGGCGATTGCTAATCTGCACGAAAATAATGGGAAGTCCGGATCAGGGAGTGAACCGAAATGCGCTTGAAGGACAAGGTCGCCATCGTCGTCGGGGCCGGACAGAGCCCCGGCGAAGGCATGGGCAATGGCCGCGCCACCGCGCTGACCTTCGCGCGCGAGGGCGCAAAGGTCTTGTGCGTCGATCATCATCTGGAATCGGCGCAGGAAACGGTGGCGATGATCACCGCGAAACATGGCACCGCCGCGGCCTTCAAGGCCGACGTCACGAAGTCGGCCGACATCAAGGCGATGGTTAAGGACGCGCAGTCGCGCTGGGGGCGGATCGACGTGCTGCACAACAATGTCGGCGTCAGCCTGTCCGGCGGCGATGCCGAGCTGCTGCAATTGACCGAGGAAGCGTTCGACCGCGTCGTCGCCATCAATCTGAAGAGCTGCATTCTGGCGGCGAAAGAGGTGATCCCGATCATGCGCGCGCAGGGCAGCGGCGCCATCATCAACATCTCCTCGATGGCGGCGATCACGAATTATCCCTATGTCGCCTACAAGGCGACGAAGTCGGCGATGATCGCCTTCACCGAACAGCTCGCCTACCAGAACGCCGAATTCGGCATCCGCGCCAACGTCATCCTGCCCGGCCTGATGAACACACCGATGGCCGTCGACACCCGCGCCCGTGAATGGCACAAGACCCGCGCCGAGGTCGAAGCCGAACGCGACGGCAAGGTGCCGCTGCGTCGGAAGATGGGCACCGGATGGGATGTCGCCAACGCCGCGCTGTTTCTGGCGTCGGATGAGGCGAACTTCATTACGGGCGTGACGCTGCCGGTGGATGGTGGAGCCAGCGTGAGACGGGGGTAGGTCAGGCGAGCGCCTTTCTTACCCTCCCCTGGAGGGGTGCACCGTCACTGCGGCGCGTGCGTCACCCGCCAGATCGTGCCGTTGCCGTCCTCCGACACCAGCAGCGATCCATCCTTCGCCACGGCTACTCCCACCGGCCTGCCCCACACCTCCGTGTCGCTCACGACAAAACCCGTGACGAAATCCTCGTACTCACCCGTCGGCTTGCCGTCCTTGATCCGGATGCGGATCACCTTGTAGCCGGTGCGCTTCGACCGGTTCCAGGAGCCATGCTCGGCCGCGAAGGCGTCGCTCTGATACTCGGGCGGAAACTGCGTGCCCTGATAGAAGGCCATGCCGAGCGAGGCCGAGTGCGGCTGCACCAGCACGTCGGGGACCGTCACCTTGTCCTTGATGTCCGGCCGCGCACCGGCATGGCGCGGGTCCTCGTTGGCGCCGATATAGAACCAGGGCCAGCCGTAGAATGCGCCTTCCTTCACGCTGGTCACATAGTCGGGGACGAGATCGTCACCGAGGCCGTCCCGCTCGTTGGTCGAGCACCAGGGCAGACCGGTTTGCGGCTGAATTGCGAGACCAACGCAATTGCGGATGCCGGTGGCGTAGATCTTCCGCTCCTTGCCATCGGGATTGAAAGCCAGCACCGCCGCGCGTTCGGTCTCACTTGCCCAGGCCGCGCCGAGCGGTTGCGTTTTCGACCACGCCTCCATCCCGCCCGGCGGCGTGCCCAAACCTTCCGCAACGTTGCTGAGCGAGCCGACGGAGACCAGCATGCGCTTGTTGTCAGGCGTGAAGACGATGTCGCGGGTGGAATGGCCGCCGTCATGCGGCAGGCTCGGCACGATCGTCTCGGCCTTGCCGCGCGCCTTGAGATCGCCGGCCTGATAGGGAAAGCGGACGACGCTGTCGGTGTTGGCGACGTAGACCCATTGCGGATTGTCACCGTTCGGGAAGAAGGCGATGCCGAATGGCTGCCTCAGTCCGCTGGCGAACACTTCATTGGTCGCGATCTTGTTGCCCTCCCCGGCACGAAGCACGCGAATGGTGCCGGCCCGCGTCTCCGCGACAAAGACGTCGCCGTTCGGCGCCACCCGCACGATGCGCGGCGCGCGCAGGCCTTCGGCAAACAGCTCGATCTTGAACCCCGCCGGCACCTGAAGCGCAGCCTCGGCCGGGCGCGGCACCACGCGTGACGAGCTCGCAACCGAGCGCGTGGCGCCGGGCCTGACCAGATCCTGCGGCCGGATCAGCCTGACCGTGCCTGGCTTGTCGGCTTGCCAATCACCATAAGCGTCCTTGCCCTGCAACACCGGCTCGGCCTGCGCACCGGTAGCAATCAGTAGCCCCGCGGATATCGCGACGGACAAAATTCTGCTCTTCAAATTGTCCTCCCGGCCTGCAATCTCTCGAACATCGATACCACCGCGACACGTCGAAGCTCTGCCGCATCCCACGTCACCTGATGCCCGCACGATGTGCATCAGCTGCGCCCATCGTACTGGAAAACACCGCGGATAGGTGCGACACATTGTAAGGGCGGGGGTTGCGGTCATCAAAGCTGCGGCATCGCTGTCGCAATTGACGGGATGATCATGTGGGGATCCATCATATCGGAATGGGCGAGCCTGCTGCTGCGCTGGCTCCACGTGGTGGCGGCGATCGCCTGGATCGGCAGTTCCTTCTATTTCATCGCCCTCGACCTCAGCCTCAGGCCCAAGGGCAACCGAACGAGTGACCTGCCCGACGGCGTCCAGGGCGAAGCCTGGCAGGTCCATGGCGGCGGCTTCTACCGGATCATGAAATATCTGGTCGCACCCTCCCAGATGCCGGACGAGCTCACCTGGTTCAAATGGGAGGCCTACACCACCTGGCTGTCCGGCTTCGCGCTGATGGTGGTGGTTTATTATCTCGAGGCCGATCTGTTCCTGATCGACAAATCGATCCTCTACCTCACGCCGTTCCAGGCCGGCCTGTTCAGCCTTGCGAGCCTGGCACTGGCGTGGCTGCTCTATGAAGCCGCCTGCCGTACCGGCCTTGCCCAGCGCGAGCTGCCCTTCGCCATCGGCGGCTATCTGTTCCTGGTCGCACTGACCTATGCCTTCACCCATGTGCTGAGCGGCCGTGGCGCCTTCAACCAGATCGGCGCCATCATCGGTACCATCATGGTCGCCAACGTCTTCGCGCTGATCATCCCGAACCAGAAGAAGATCGTGGCCAGCCTGATCGCGGGACAGGTGCCGGATCCAAGGCTCGGCAAAGCCAGCAAGGAGCGCTCGGTCCACAATAACTACCTGACGCTGCCCGTGGTCGTGCTGATGATCAGCAACCACTATCCCCTGCTCTACGCCACGCGCTTCAACTGGATCATCGTCGCGATCATCCTGGCGCTGGGCCCCGTGATCCGCCACTTCTTCAACGAGCGCCACGCGGGGCGGAAATCGCCATGGTGGGTGTGGGGCGTCGCAGCAATCAGCGTGATTGCGATCCTCTTCCTCTCCGCCGCAGGACCGCGCGAGGTCAAGTCGGGCGCACTGCCGACACAGCCGACCCTTGCCGCGGTCGAGGAGATCGTGATGTCCCGTTGCAGCATGTGCCATGCCGCCGAGCCGGTCTGGGCCGGCATCGTGACCGCGCCGAAGGGCATCCTGCTCGATGCGCCCGAGCACATCCATCGCAACATCCGCCTGATCGGCCGGGTCGCGGCCTGGTCCAGCGCGATGCCACCGGGCAACATCACCGAAATGTCCGGCGAGGAGCGCGCGATCCTGGCCGCCTATCTCGAGCAGGCTCGCTGATGCTGCCCGCGCGGCGACAGATCATTTCGCGGAATGAAATTCCGCATCTCCTGCCGAATTGAAAATGACTTGACCGCCTATCCGGCGTAGACAGGACCGGCGGCTGCCGACGCGGCCCAAAGTCATTTGCATGCGCGGGGAAAGAACAGTGGCCCTCAAGAACATAATCGGTATCGACCACGCGGTGGTCATGGTTCAGGACCTCGACGAGGCTGCCGAGAATTATCGGCAGCTCGGCTTCACCGTCTCGCCGCGCGGCACCCACAGCGCGCATATGGGCACCGGCAATTACACTATCATGTTCGACCCTGACTATATGGAGCTGCTCGGCGTGCTCGCGGCGACCGAGCACAACGCGCCGGCGCGCGCCTTCCTCGACAAGCGCGGCGAAGGCATCGAGCGTATCGCCTTCACCGCGGTCGATTCCGCTGAAGGCGCGGAGGAGATCCGCGCACGAGGCTTGACGCCGATCGGCCCGACCGATTTCGAGCGTCCGGTAACCTTGCCCAACGGCACGGTCTCGGCGGCCAAATTCCGCACTTTCATGTGGCCGACAGCGGAAGCGCCCGGCGGGGTACGCATCTTCGCCTGCCAGCACAAGACGCGTGACACGGTTTGGATTCCCGAGTTGATGAAGCACGCCAATGCGGC includes:
- a CDS encoding PQQ-dependent sugar dehydrogenase, encoding MKSRILSVAISAGLLIATGAQAEPVLQGKDAYGDWQADKPGTVRLIRPQDLVRPGATRSVASSSRVVPRPAEAALQVPAGFKIELFAEGLRAPRIVRVAPNGDVFVAETRAGTIRVLRAGEGNKIATNEVFASGLRQPFGIAFFPNGDNPQWVYVANTDSVVRFPYQAGDLKARGKAETIVPSLPHDGGHSTRDIVFTPDNKRMLVSVGSLSNVAEGLGTPPGGMEAWSKTQPLGAAWASETERAAVLAFNPDGKERKIYATGIRNCVGLAIQPQTGLPWCSTNERDGLGDDLVPDYVTSVKEGAFYGWPWFYIGANEDPRHAGARPDIKDKVTVPDVLVQPHSASLGMAFYQGTQFPPEYQSDAFAAEHGSWNRSKRTGYKVIRIRIKDGKPTGEYEDFVTGFVVSDTEVWGRPVGVAVAKDGSLLVSEDGNGTIWRVTHAPQ
- a CDS encoding ubiquinol oxidase subunit II produces the protein MNLLDPQGPVAAANSTILVDSVFIMLVIVVPTIFAILGFAFWFRASNPKARYQPDFVYSGRVEMVVWAIPALTVILLGGVAWIGSHQLDPAAPVPGTGSPVRIQAVSLDWKWLFIYPDQRIATVNTLTVPAGAELNFQLTSSSVMNTFFIPQLGSMIYTMNGMVTKLNLRADNEGKLQGLSAHFSGDGFPDMMFDVNVVSPLAFPEWVATTAKTDAVLNEDSYKKLMQQGVEKGRPTYRLDDPRLFDLIATQHIPPGPGPELLSDAGRPHSGGHDAR
- a CDS encoding urate hydroxylase PuuD — its product is MWGSIISEWASLLLRWLHVVAAIAWIGSSFYFIALDLSLRPKGNRTSDLPDGVQGEAWQVHGGGFYRIMKYLVAPSQMPDELTWFKWEAYTTWLSGFALMVVVYYLEADLFLIDKSILYLTPFQAGLFSLASLALAWLLYEAACRTGLAQRELPFAIGGYLFLVALTYAFTHVLSGRGAFNQIGAIIGTIMVANVFALIIPNQKKIVASLIAGQVPDPRLGKASKERSVHNNYLTLPVVVLMISNHYPLLYATRFNWIIVAIILALGPVIRHFFNERHAGRKSPWWVWGVAAISVIAILFLSAAGPREVKSGALPTQPTLAAVEEIVMSRCSMCHAAEPVWAGIVTAPKGILLDAPEHIHRNIRLIGRVAAWSSAMPPGNITEMSGEERAILAAYLEQAR
- a CDS encoding VOC family protein yields the protein MALKNIIGIDHAVVMVQDLDEAAENYRQLGFTVSPRGTHSAHMGTGNYTIMFDPDYMELLGVLAATEHNAPARAFLDKRGEGIERIAFTAVDSAEGAEEIRARGLTPIGPTDFERPVTLPNGTVSAAKFRTFMWPTAEAPGGVRIFACQHKTRDTVWIPELMKHANAAKRIRQTLIATPEPAKDAAHLGRLIDREPTAEADGAVTVPSGGDRADFVYLTLDQLAKRYPGVPLAGLSDRGGAALVLVSGDLSATEKALGSAAVRSGAALCVPPAKANGTLLAFIAA
- a CDS encoding SDR family NAD(P)-dependent oxidoreductase — its product is MRLKDKVAIVVGAGQSPGEGMGNGRATALTFAREGAKVLCVDHHLESAQETVAMITAKHGTAAAFKADVTKSADIKAMVKDAQSRWGRIDVLHNNVGVSLSGGDAELLQLTEEAFDRVVAINLKSCILAAKEVIPIMRAQGSGAIINISSMAAITNYPYVAYKATKSAMIAFTEQLAYQNAEFGIRANVILPGLMNTPMAVDTRAREWHKTRAEVEAERDGKVPLRRKMGTGWDVANAALFLASDEANFITGVTLPVDGGASVRRG